One genomic segment of Pseudorca crassidens isolate mPseCra1 chromosome X, mPseCra1.hap1, whole genome shotgun sequence includes these proteins:
- the SUV39H1 gene encoding histone-lysine N-methyltransferase SUV39H1 isoform X1 produces MAENLKGCSVCCKSSWNQLQDLCRLAKLSCPALGISKRNLYDFEVEYLCDYKKIREQEYYLVKWRGYPDSESTWEPRQNLKCVRILKQFHKDLERELLRRHHRSKPPRHLDPSLANYLVQKAKQRRALRRWEQELNAKRSHLGRITVENEVDLDGPPRAFVYINEYRVGEGITLNQVAVGCECQDCLWAPAGGCCPGASLHKFAYNDQGQVRLRAGLPIYECNSRCRCGYDCPNRVVQKGIRYDLCIFRTDDGRGWGVRTLEKIRKNSFVMEYVGEIITSEEAERRGQIYDRQGATYLFDLDYVEDVYTVDAAYYGNISHFVNHSCDPNLQVYNVFIDNLDERLPRIAFFATRTIRAGEELTFDYNMQVDPVDMESTRMDSNFGLAGLPGSPKKRVRIECKCGTESCRKYLF; encoded by the exons ATGGCGGAAAATTTAAAAG GCTGCAGTGTGTGTTGCAAGTCTTCTTGGAATCAGCTACAGGACCTGTGCCGCCTGGCCAAActctcctgccctgcccttgGCATCTCCAAGAGGAATCTCTATGACTTTGAAGTCGAGTACCTGTGCGATTACAAAAAGATCCGC gaacAGGAGTATTACCTGGTAAAATGGCGTGGGTACCCAGACTCAGAGAGCACCTGGGAGCCACGGCAGAATCTCAAGTGTGTGCGCATTCTCAAGCAGTTTCACAAGGACTTGGAAAGGGAGCTGCTCCGGCGGCACCACCGGTCAAAGCCACCCCGGCACCTGGACCCAAGCCTGGCCAACTACCTGGTGCAGAAGGCCAAGCAGAGGCGGGCGCTCCGGCGCTGGGAGCAGGAGCTCAACGCCAAGCGCAGCCACCTGGGACGCATCACCGTGGAGAACGAGGTGGACCTGGATGGCCCCCCACGGGCCTTCGTGTACATCAACGAGTACCGTGTCGGTGAGGGCATCACCCTCAACCAGGTGGCTGTGGGCTGCGAGTGCCAAGACTGTTTGTGGGCACCTGCTGGAGGCTGTTGCCCTGGGGCGTCGCTGCACAAGTTTGCCTACAATGACCAGGGCCAGGTGCGCCTGCGAGCCGGGCTGCCCATCTACGAGTGCAACTCCCGCTGCCGCTGTGGCTATGACTGCCCCAACCGCGTGGTACAGAAGGGCATCCGCTATGACCTTTGCATCTTCCGCACGGATGATGGACGTGGCTGGGGTGTCCGCACGCTGGAGAAGATCCGCAAGAACAGCTTCGTCATGGAGTACGTGGGAGAG ATCATTACCTCAGAGGAGGCAGAGCGGCGGGGCCAGATCTACGACCGCCAGGGCGCCACCTACCTCTTCGACCTGGACTACGTGGAGGATGTGTACACCGTGGACGCCGCCTATTACGGCAACATCTCCCATTTTGTCAACCACAGT TGTGACCCCAACCTCCAGGTGTACAACGTCTTCATAGACAACCTTGATGAGCGGCTGCCCCGCATTGCTTTCTTTGCCACAAGAACCATCCGGGCAGGCGAGGAGCTTACCTTCGATTACAACATGCAAG TGGACCCCGTGGACATGGAGAGCACCCGCATGGACTCCAACTTTGGCCTGGCCGGGCTCCCCGGCTCCCCCAAGAAGCGGGTCCGTATTGAATGCAAGTGTGGGACTGAATCCTGCCGCAAATACCTCTTCTAG
- the SUV39H1 gene encoding histone-lysine N-methyltransferase SUV39H1 isoform X2 yields the protein MAENLKGCSVCCKSSWNQLQDLCRLAKLSCPALGISKRNLYDFEVEYLCDYKKIREQEYYLVKWRGYPDSESTWEPRQNLKCVRILKQFHKDLERELLRRHHRSKPPRHLDPSLANYLVQKAKQRRALRRWEQELNAKRSHLGRITVENEVDLDGPPRAFVYINEYRVGEGITLNQVAVGCECQDCLWAPAGGCCPGASLHKFAYNDQGQVRLRAGLPIYECNSRCRCGYDCPNRVVQKGIRYDLCIFRTDDGRGWGVRTLEKIRKNSFVMEYVGEIITSEEAERRGQIYDRQGATYLFDLDYVEDVYTVDAAYYGNISHFVNHSCDPNLQVYNVFIDNLDERLPRIAFFATRTIRAGEELTFDYNMQVPQPSPLLTPFGLPHSKPLDTLVASNQSPS from the exons ATGGCGGAAAATTTAAAAG GCTGCAGTGTGTGTTGCAAGTCTTCTTGGAATCAGCTACAGGACCTGTGCCGCCTGGCCAAActctcctgccctgcccttgGCATCTCCAAGAGGAATCTCTATGACTTTGAAGTCGAGTACCTGTGCGATTACAAAAAGATCCGC gaacAGGAGTATTACCTGGTAAAATGGCGTGGGTACCCAGACTCAGAGAGCACCTGGGAGCCACGGCAGAATCTCAAGTGTGTGCGCATTCTCAAGCAGTTTCACAAGGACTTGGAAAGGGAGCTGCTCCGGCGGCACCACCGGTCAAAGCCACCCCGGCACCTGGACCCAAGCCTGGCCAACTACCTGGTGCAGAAGGCCAAGCAGAGGCGGGCGCTCCGGCGCTGGGAGCAGGAGCTCAACGCCAAGCGCAGCCACCTGGGACGCATCACCGTGGAGAACGAGGTGGACCTGGATGGCCCCCCACGGGCCTTCGTGTACATCAACGAGTACCGTGTCGGTGAGGGCATCACCCTCAACCAGGTGGCTGTGGGCTGCGAGTGCCAAGACTGTTTGTGGGCACCTGCTGGAGGCTGTTGCCCTGGGGCGTCGCTGCACAAGTTTGCCTACAATGACCAGGGCCAGGTGCGCCTGCGAGCCGGGCTGCCCATCTACGAGTGCAACTCCCGCTGCCGCTGTGGCTATGACTGCCCCAACCGCGTGGTACAGAAGGGCATCCGCTATGACCTTTGCATCTTCCGCACGGATGATGGACGTGGCTGGGGTGTCCGCACGCTGGAGAAGATCCGCAAGAACAGCTTCGTCATGGAGTACGTGGGAGAG ATCATTACCTCAGAGGAGGCAGAGCGGCGGGGCCAGATCTACGACCGCCAGGGCGCCACCTACCTCTTCGACCTGGACTACGTGGAGGATGTGTACACCGTGGACGCCGCCTATTACGGCAACATCTCCCATTTTGTCAACCACAGT TGTGACCCCAACCTCCAGGTGTACAACGTCTTCATAGACAACCTTGATGAGCGGCTGCCCCGCATTGCTTTCTTTGCCACAAGAACCATCCGGGCAGGCGAGGAGCTTACCTTCGATTACAACATGCAAG TCCCCCAACCCTCCCCACTCCTAACCCCCTTTGGCCTTCCTCATTCTAAGCCTCTGGACACCCTTGTGGCCTCCAACCAGTCCCCTTCTTGA